The following is a genomic window from Chryseobacterium ginsenosidimutans.
TCAAGACTTAGAACTCTCCGTTAAAAATAAAATCTGTTCTCTAAAAATTCTAAAACTAGCGCGAATTAAATATCAGTTCTTTAATTCAACATTTGTGTCGCGCTCAAACAGTAGAATTTTCTTAACGTTCACAGACTTTATTTTCTTAACGCTTCGATTTCCTATGTCATTTTAATATAAAAGTAGTTTATAATTTCAACTATTGTGTAATCTGAACTACGGTTGAATATTTTAATTGATTTCTTTCTTTTGGTAAATTTATTTCAATAGAATTTCCAATTTTTTTCCATTGAATTTTATTGGATAATCCTAAAATTTTCAATGATTTTGGTTTAAAATTTTCAGGAATTGTAAAACTTAGTATTGATGGAGCTTGATAATTCGTTTTTTCATCCAAGTGAAAAATATTCACTGTTTTTCCATCTTTACTTTGCGTATAATAAAAATTCCCATCATGATAAGGTGCCACAGCTCTTGTTGCAAAAACAGCGAACTGATTTTTATCCATCCACGCTGAGATTTCCTTTAATCTTTCATAAACGATGGCATCGTAGTCTCCGTTGGGTCCGGGAGCAATATTCATGAGGTAATTTCCACCTCTGGAAATGATTTTAACCAACGTTTCAATGATTTTCTGAGATGATTTATAATTATCATTCGGAACATACGAAAACGAATCTCCCATTGTGATGCAGCTTTCCCAGGGAATTGAAAGTACTTTTTCCGGAACTGCCTGTTCGGGCGTTACATAATTTTCCCATTTTCCGGGAACGGTACGGTCGACAACAATGATTCCATGTTGGTTTTTTCGAGCCATTGTCCCGATTTTATCCATATCAATATCCTGTTCAACTTTAATTGTTCTCTGCCATTCTACATTGGGATCAATCGTATTAAACGGGCGAACCCAGCCTCCATCTAACCAAAGAATATCTATTTTACCGTAGTTTGAAGTGATTTCATTCAACTGATTAAACGTGAATTTTTTGAAATTTTCCCAACGCTCAGGATATTTTTTAGGATCATAATTGACGTTTCTGTCTTTTGGCGGAAAGTAACTCCACCAGTAATCATCAGAATGCCAATCGGGTTTTGAAAAATAAGCTCCGATTTTGAATCCGTCTTTTCTGAATGTATTGAATATTTCCTTCGTCACATCCGCTTTTGGATTTTTGGAAAACCGTGTATTTGGAGAAGTAACCTTATAATCAGACTGTTGCGTATCAAACATTGCAAAACCGTCGTGATGCTTGGTTGTAAAAACCACGTATTTCATTCCTGCTTTCTTCGTGGCATCTGCCCATTTTTGCGGATTAAACTGAGTCGGATTAAACGTTTTCTGAAGGTTTTCGTAGTTCTTAACATATTCGTTATATGTTTTTCCATGTTCAGGTTTACGTTGAGTCCAAGATTCGTCTTCCGGGCATAAACTCCAACTTTCGACAATTCCCCATTGGCTGTATGTTCCCCAATGCATGAACAATCCGAATTTCAGATCCTGCCAGTTTTCAAGATTTTGAACAACAAGCGGATCAGTCGGTTTTTGGTAACCTTCTGAAACATTATGAGCTTGTGAAAAGAATGTAGACGATATGAATAATGATGAAAGAAAAAAGGTTTTAGTTTTTTTACTTAACATAAAAGTTTAGTTTTTGCTAATTTAATCATCATTTGATGAACTCGCAAAAATGTTTTTAAACTAAATATATTGA
Proteins encoded in this region:
- a CDS encoding alpha-L-fucosidase → MLSKKTKTFFLSSLFISSTFFSQAHNVSEGYQKPTDPLVVQNLENWQDLKFGLFMHWGTYSQWGIVESWSLCPEDESWTQRKPEHGKTYNEYVKNYENLQKTFNPTQFNPQKWADATKKAGMKYVVFTTKHHDGFAMFDTQQSDYKVTSPNTRFSKNPKADVTKEIFNTFRKDGFKIGAYFSKPDWHSDDYWWSYFPPKDRNVNYDPKKYPERWENFKKFTFNQLNEITSNYGKIDILWLDGGWVRPFNTIDPNVEWQRTIKVEQDIDMDKIGTMARKNQHGIIVVDRTVPGKWENYVTPEQAVPEKVLSIPWESCITMGDSFSYVPNDNYKSSQKIIETLVKIISRGGNYLMNIAPGPNGDYDAIVYERLKEISAWMDKNQFAVFATRAVAPYHDGNFYYTQSKDGKTVNIFHLDEKTNYQAPSILSFTIPENFKPKSLKILGLSNKIQWKKIGNSIEINLPKERNQLKYSTVVQITQ